From one Mytilus edulis chromosome 1, xbMytEdul2.2, whole genome shotgun sequence genomic stretch:
- the LOC139488788 gene encoding probable ubiquitin-conjugating enzyme protein 17: MAAGSESSVTDVLIGEFEEWQASESSEAIFLLETSTDENNDIVMLMLLASEHEFKLHIPKGYPDYDGIFSVEADPAVKLWSTALNESLVQLKDKIKLSDFLKKAIVLHTNKNKRSEQRHMSSDDDIMEEDEESEEEEEEEECMMADDDAFTTEWDLKVARKKKRWAQKEAEIRDQMKKAKLSQGASSMDKKPPENIFTSNAAAGILTNDLVRIMEEEQELSFTAEPIDDNIYNWRVKIFHFDAECGLADDLLQIQSKFGYNYIELEMTFEIDLYPFYPPLVKVMRPRLQCSMMQRVTNMEMLKLSYWIPTKDMKSVIQDIKTFLQQWARLEVNSPRNDLLKYPYGAYVEIEHHLLTLALVSEVNPRVNYLYDMDISQLTEQRTNKPNTPPDKSGGPAGKNKPEYWAKGTGYGHHYRSEWDINAYIAAQKEKDNKVETVLHKILEELKLLYTNHAPQLKPRTLGSQPEPDTGQTTVIDPVEDMFTVLDGSALIPFIEQYLTADSFLEICRHSVVYRVIIDIIKEIARQKQLLPLLVSLPNQQLSVYKLLEQLEKKASMMLKHLCKAGNGSIPTSHQSWDDPPETSAFGLIPKCFGRCRESSSHSSSSDSDGEEEKIAREMVSLFNNVKDTLERNSLLGNRNNSNDNDPTIYGEQIPPYDVLNTKCDAELEVQYKQVLKSMQFGSSDLPLEGNLGHHYANLYKSHQAGGQKQIFRIAQELTSLSSSLPLNLSSSIFVRTDDEKITLMRALITGPEGTPYSGGCFLFDIYFPPAYPRCPPQVNLHTTGSGKVRFNPNLYACGKVCLSLLGTWEGQKGEQWNEKTSTVLQILVSIQSLILVPDPYFNEPGFEQEIGTDAGQKHSDEYNEDVCYNNIKYAMIGNLQNPPPEFSEVIKAHFYMKKDKMIKEVQSWVDKHDNRRLTRMFQNLKQELKKLQPPQIHNTAVS; this comes from the exons ATGGCAGCTGGAAGTGAAAGTTCAGTTACAGATGTATTAATCGGCGAATTTGAAGAATGGCAAGCATCAGAATCTTCAGAGGCAATATTTTTGTTAGAA ACAAGTACAGATGAAAATAATGACATTGTGATGCTGATGTTATTGGCTTCGGAACATGAGTTTAAACTCCATATACCAAAAG GTTATCCCGACTATGATGGCATATTTTCTGTGGAAGCAGACCCTGCAGTCAAGCTATGGAGCACAGCCTTGAATGAG TCCCTGGTTCAATTGAAAGACAAGATAAAACTCTCTGATTTCCTGAAAAA GGCTATAGTTTTACATACCAACAAGAACAAAAGATCTGAACAAAGACAT ATGTCTAGTGATGATGATATTATGGAAGAAGATGAGGAATCTGAGGAGGAAGAAGAGGAGGAg GAATGTATGATGGCTGATGATGATGCTTTCACAACAGAATGGGATTTAAAGGTTGCTAGAAAAAAG AAACGGTGGGCTCAAAAAGAGGCAGAAATAAGAGATCAGATGAAAAAGGCAAAGCTTTCACAAG GAGCTAGTAGTATGGATAAAAAGCCACCAGAGAATATATTTACCAGTAATGCTGCAGCAGGGATATTAACCAATGATCTTGTTAGAATCATGGAAGAAGAGCAG gaaTTGAGTTTTACAGCAGAACCTATAGATGATAATATATACAACTGGAgggttaaaatatttcattttgatgcTGAATG TGGTTTAGCTGATGATCTCCTGCAGATTCAGTCCAAATTTGGATACAATTATATAGAACTAGAAATG ACATTTGAAATAGATTTGTATCCATTTTATCCACCTCTAGTCAAAGTGATGAGACCAAGACTTCAG TGTTCGATGATGCAAAGAGTAACTAATATGGAGATGTTGAAATTGTCTTACTGGATCCCTACAAAGGATATGAAATCTGTCATACAggatatcaaaacatttttacagCAATGGGCTAG GTTAGAAGTAAATAGTCCAAGGAATGATTTATTGAAATATCCATATGGAGCATATGTAGAAATAGAACATCATCTCTTAACACTTGCACTG GTGAGTGAAGTGAATCCCCGTgttaattacttgtatgatatgGATATCAGTCAGCTGACAGAACAAAGAACCAACAAGCCGAACACACCA CCTGATAAGTCAGGGGGACCAGCTGGCAAAAACAAACCAGAGTACTGGGCTAAAGGTACAGGATATGGACATCATTATCGATCAG AATGGGATATAAATGCTTATATAGCAGCACAGAAAGAGAAGGATAATAAG GTAGAAACTGTATTACACAAGATTCTAGAAGaactaaaattattatatacaaaTCATGCACCACAGTTAAAACCTCGAACATTAGGAAGTCAACCGGAGCCAGACACAGGTCAGACAACAGTTATAGACCCTGTTGAGGATATGTTTACTGTGTTGGATGGCTCAGCTTTGATACCATTCATTGAG CAATATCTAACAGCTGATTCCTTCTTAGAAATATGTAGACATTCAGTT GTTTATAGAGTAATAATAGATATAATAAAGGAAATAG CTCGACAGAAACAGTTACTGCCATTACTTGTATCTTTACCAAATCAACAGTTGTCTGTCTACAAGTTGCTGGAACAACTTGAAAAGAAG GCATCGATGATGTTAAAGCATCTATGTAAAGCTGGAAATGGCAGTATACCAACATCTCATCAGTCATGGGATGATCCACCAGAGACCTCAGCCTTTGGTCTCATTCCTAAATGTTTTGGTAGATGTAGAGAAAGTAGTTCACATAGCTCTTCTTCTGATTCAGAtggagaagaagaaaaaattgcaAG GGAAATGGTTTCGTTATTTAACAATGTGAAAG ATACCTTAGAGAGAAATAGTTTACTTGGTAACAGAAATAATAGTAACGATAATGATCCAACCATATACGGAGAACAGATTCCTCCCTATGATGTACTAAATACTAAATGT gaTGCAGAATTAGAAGTGCAATATAAACAAGTTCTTAAGAGCATGCAATTTGGTAGTTCAGATCTGCCAT tggaGGGGAACCTGGGCCACCATTATGCAAATCTTTACAAGTCACATCAAGCTGGAGGTCAGAAACAG atattcAGAATAGCCCAGGAGTTAACATCTTTATCGTCAAGTTTACCACTTAATCTGTCTTCATCTATATTTGTTAGAACA GATGATGAAAAGATAACTTTAATGAGAGCATTAATTACAGG GCCAGAAGGAACCCCTTATTCTGGTGGATGTTTCCTGTTTGACATATATTTCCCTCCTGCCTACCCACGATGCCCACCACAAGTTAACCTTCACACAACAGGAAGTGGAAAAGTCAGATTTAACCCAAATTTGTATGC ATGTGGAAAAGTTTGTCTTTCATTACTTGGAACCTGGGAGGGACAGAAGGGGGAGCAGTGGAATGAAAAAACCTCTACTGTTCTACAg ATTCTGGTTTCAATACAGTCCTTGATATTAGTTCCTGATCCTTACTTTAATGAACCAGGTTTTGAACAAGAAATAGGCACAGATGCTGGACAGAAACACAGCGATGAATATAATGaag